The following are from one region of the Rhodopirellula sp. P2 genome:
- a CDS encoding ferritin-like domain-containing protein, translating into MASEALINQLNEILKHEWTGVAQYSQASFIIEGVWREVYAGKFLGDAKESFGHAQLVGEKISALGGVPVATRNEIKQSKNLVEVLEFSRDFEAKAVEMYTQAIELAEPQRSLVVFLEDILKEEQEGVDEYTKLLRETPASHSAMSGEPARKSG; encoded by the coding sequence ATGGCCAGCGAAGCACTGATCAATCAGCTCAACGAGATTCTCAAGCACGAATGGACCGGGGTCGCTCAGTACTCCCAGGCTTCGTTCATCATCGAAGGCGTTTGGCGAGAAGTTTACGCCGGCAAGTTCTTGGGCGATGCGAAGGAATCCTTCGGCCACGCTCAGTTGGTCGGCGAGAAGATTTCGGCGCTCGGCGGAGTTCCGGTTGCCACTCGCAACGAGATCAAGCAGAGCAAGAATCTGGTCGAAGTGCTCGAGTTCAGTCGGGACTTCGAAGCGAAGGCCGTGGAAATGTACACGCAGGCAATCGAGTTGGCTGAGCCGCAGCGCAGTTTGGTTGTCTTCCTCGAAGACATCTTGAAAGAAGAGCAGGAAGGCGTCGACGAGTACACGAAGTTGCTGCGTGAGACCCCAGCCTCGCACTCCGCGATGAGCGGCGAGCCAGCCCGGAAGTCTGGCTGA
- a CDS encoding transglutaminase-like domain-containing protein: MTQPKNLINRRACLSSFACSGVGAFVAAGAAMPIGRAFGQDGVSDAQSGAAQEAVAAAPLDLTKPQTTRWRLGVNIDTPVTFTSGLATFPVFMDWPEQTVSIVNRTVEGRVGNVAVRELDGARQVVVAIPRLTSSGTIQVELEMEVVRQPIIAPAETDDLIVPVRMPRELRSYMGNSPMIDAGHPAIRALSRELAADAPESSWEQVRQIYDVVRDKVRYEEGPIREASDALKTGVGDCEDMTSLFVALCRNAGIPARMVWIPGHCYPEFYLEPKDAKAERGELAGTWYPCQAAGTEQFGGMLESRPVLQKGDRFRVPEQRTPVRYVAEFFRCDRQGSKAPRVEFVRKPV, translated from the coding sequence ATGACTCAACCAAAGAACTTGATCAATCGTCGTGCTTGTTTGTCGTCTTTCGCGTGCTCAGGTGTGGGGGCGTTCGTCGCTGCCGGAGCAGCGATGCCAATCGGTCGCGCATTTGGGCAGGATGGCGTGTCGGACGCCCAGTCTGGTGCTGCGCAGGAAGCCGTTGCTGCTGCGCCGTTGGATCTGACGAAACCTCAGACGACCCGTTGGCGTTTGGGGGTGAACATCGACACGCCGGTGACATTCACATCTGGTCTCGCGACCTTCCCCGTGTTCATGGATTGGCCGGAGCAAACCGTTTCGATCGTCAACCGAACGGTCGAGGGACGCGTTGGCAATGTCGCGGTTCGGGAGTTGGACGGGGCTCGACAGGTTGTGGTTGCGATTCCCAGGTTGACTTCCAGTGGGACAATTCAAGTCGAGTTGGAGATGGAGGTGGTCCGCCAACCGATCATCGCGCCAGCAGAGACCGATGATTTGATCGTGCCCGTTCGGATGCCTCGTGAGTTGCGATCGTATATGGGGAACAGTCCCATGATTGACGCAGGCCATCCGGCGATTCGGGCGTTGTCTCGCGAGTTGGCTGCCGATGCGCCGGAGTCATCTTGGGAGCAAGTGCGGCAGATTTACGATGTGGTTCGTGACAAGGTGCGGTACGAGGAAGGGCCGATTCGGGAGGCCTCTGATGCGCTGAAGACGGGCGTGGGGGATTGTGAAGACATGACCAGTTTGTTTGTCGCCTTGTGTCGCAACGCTGGCATTCCCGCGCGGATGGTTTGGATCCCGGGGCATTGCTACCCCGAGTTCTATTTGGAGCCGAAGGACGCCAAGGCCGAGCGTGGCGAGTTGGCGGGAACTTGGTACCCGTGTCAGGCGGCTGGGACGGAGCAGTTTGGTGGGATGTTGGAATCGCGTCCGGTGTTGCAGAAGGGGGACCGGTTCCGGGTCCCGGAGCAGCGGACTCCAGTCCGATATGTGGCCGAGTTCTTTCGTTGCGACCGGCAGGGATCCAAGGCACCGCGAGTCGAATTTGTCCGCAAGCCCGTTTGA
- a CDS encoding helix-turn-helix transcriptional regulator produces the protein MARNEQLIRQHKLLQLLEDSRFGRTLDELRGDLILDLGLSTLHTRTVRRDLEALQGAGYDIQNEVLERGRIYRLGRNHTAVHEIAFSATELIALSIGRELLYPLMGTQYWHGIETFWNKVQEAIPEGVYEHYQRYRKVLYVSGTPSKTYEAQSGMLKTINRAILEHRVVEIKYKPIGREASVRQIEPYGLAVHQNSIYVVAAAPEVTDESERLRNWKLDRFTQATVLDDYFKPDPKINLNEFLSKSIGIFSGDSSTPVKIRLGNRSASYLREDPWHPEQKLEPVDPDDPASDTILTVPASHPRELLPKVLALGSDAEVLEPAEYRQTVADVVQKLAQAYND, from the coding sequence GTGGCACGCAACGAACAACTGATCCGCCAACACAAGCTCCTGCAACTCCTCGAAGATTCACGCTTTGGCCGAACCCTGGACGAACTGCGCGGCGACCTGATCCTGGATCTCGGGCTGTCGACCCTGCACACCCGCACCGTCCGCCGTGACCTGGAGGCGCTTCAGGGCGCCGGTTACGACATCCAGAACGAGGTCCTGGAACGCGGGCGAATCTACCGCCTCGGCCGCAACCACACCGCGGTCCATGAAATCGCGTTCTCGGCGACCGAACTGATCGCGCTGTCGATCGGCCGCGAACTGCTCTACCCACTGATGGGGACTCAGTACTGGCATGGCATCGAGACGTTCTGGAACAAAGTCCAGGAAGCGATCCCCGAGGGCGTCTACGAACACTACCAGCGATACCGAAAGGTCCTCTACGTCTCAGGCACACCCAGCAAAACCTACGAAGCCCAATCGGGAATGCTGAAGACGATCAATCGCGCGATCCTGGAACACCGCGTCGTTGAAATCAAATACAAACCCATCGGCCGCGAAGCCTCGGTGCGACAGATCGAACCCTACGGGTTGGCGGTCCACCAAAACAGCATCTACGTCGTTGCCGCCGCGCCCGAAGTCACCGATGAATCGGAACGACTTCGCAACTGGAAACTCGATCGGTTCACACAAGCCACCGTCCTGGACGACTACTTCAAACCAGACCCCAAGATCAACCTGAACGAGTTCCTCAGCAAGAGCATCGGCATCTTCTCGGGGGACAGCAGCACGCCGGTCAAGATTCGCTTGGGCAACCGCTCCGCGTCGTACCTTCGCGAAGACCCCTGGCACCCCGAACAGAAACTTGAACCCGTCGACCCTGACGATCCCGCGTCGGACACGATCCTCACCGTGCCCGCATCACACCCGCGTGAACTGCTGCCCAAAGTCTTGGCTCTCGGCAGCGATGCGGAGGTTCTGGAACCAGCCGAGTACCGACAAACCGTCGCCGACGTCGTCCAAAAACTCGCCCAAGCCTACAACGACTGA
- a CDS encoding c-type cytochrome: protein MPLSRLAAVTLLTLLSHLPSASSQTPPTNDSPNNSANPQPSPKQPHRQRAELIRPDWILQSLESTDPAVRSQAVLDLGRCHAKHPNLIPGAIELLRRSANAPNFEVALASVQAAGLVGNLEAFGAVIDAWQRPLSPTQAGQILDAIDAPALRPFWKTSDPFRVSASLAELRSIATREHTLEALSAIAIPAPSPAVIQSGREAFMTARCDACHRVAGYGRAAGPDLRGIGMCYSNTELIRHILQPSLDLHDVGRFEQFLTADGRVITGRVVAIESDQLQIQTDLSNPDSVVTLDDKEVEQRRPSTVSPMPVGLLNSLTPRQVSELITFLRSDGGQLIPPDASHEH from the coding sequence ATGCCGCTGAGCCGCCTCGCTGCCGTGACCTTGCTCACCCTCTTGAGCCACCTCCCCTCAGCATCGTCGCAAACACCTCCGACCAATGACTCGCCGAACAACTCGGCCAACCCGCAACCGAGCCCAAAGCAACCCCACCGCCAACGTGCGGAACTGATCCGGCCCGACTGGATCCTGCAATCGCTGGAGTCCACCGATCCCGCGGTCCGCTCCCAAGCGGTGCTGGACCTCGGTCGCTGCCACGCCAAACATCCGAATTTGATTCCCGGGGCGATCGAACTGCTCCGCCGATCCGCAAACGCCCCGAACTTTGAAGTGGCATTGGCATCGGTGCAAGCCGCTGGACTGGTCGGCAACCTCGAAGCCTTCGGCGCGGTCATCGATGCCTGGCAACGCCCACTCTCTCCCACACAAGCCGGGCAGATCCTGGATGCGATCGACGCTCCCGCCCTTCGACCATTCTGGAAAACCTCCGATCCGTTCCGAGTCTCCGCTTCGCTTGCCGAACTTCGCTCGATCGCGACCCGTGAACACACGCTGGAAGCCTTGTCCGCAATCGCAATCCCCGCCCCTTCACCGGCGGTGATCCAGTCCGGCCGCGAAGCATTCATGACCGCGCGCTGCGACGCCTGCCATCGCGTCGCCGGATACGGCCGAGCCGCCGGCCCCGACCTACGAGGGATCGGAATGTGCTACTCCAACACGGAACTGATCCGCCACATCTTGCAACCATCGCTCGACCTTCACGATGTCGGTCGCTTTGAACAATTCTTGACCGCGGACGGTCGCGTGATCACGGGCCGCGTCGTCGCGATCGAATCAGACCAACTCCAGATCCAAACCGACCTTTCCAACCCGGATTCCGTCGTGACCCTGGACGACAAAGAAGTGGAACAAAGAAGACCCTCGACGGTTTCCCCCATGCCGGTTGGTCTGCTGAACTCACTGACCCCCAGGCAAGTCTCTGAACTGATCACGTTCCTCCGCAGCGACGGCGGACAACTCATCCCGCCTGACGCCTCCCACGAACACTGA
- a CDS encoding DUF542 domain-containing protein — protein sequence MKCDLDSSIPEWIVEHPETERVFKEFRLDTSCGGKSLRYVCIHAGVSPPEVFQRLELAVGTSKLDGQGAG from the coding sequence ATGAAATGCGATCTAGACAGCAGCATCCCAGAATGGATTGTTGAACATCCTGAGACGGAACGTGTGTTCAAAGAATTTAGGTTGGACACGAGCTGCGGTGGAAAGTCGTTGCGTTATGTCTGCATTCACGCAGGCGTCAGTCCTCCGGAAGTCTTCCAGCGGTTGGAGTTGGCTGTCGGCACCTCCAAACTCGATGGCCAAGGTGCTGGTTAG
- a CDS encoding MOSC domain-containing protein encodes MNIHAEVISIQVGMPRVMADAKPWTSGFIKEPVAEPIWLGTTNLQGDGQADQAHHGGTHKAVCAYPASHYDHWRRQLHLPELRWGDFGENFTIAQVNEHDVCIGDTWMAGDAMVQISQPRQPCWKLAKRWNIKDLALQVQQTGRTGWYFRVLQEGFVHPGMELKLSHREHPHWTIAEANRIMHHDKKDHEAAAALAAIPSLSESWKITLTNRVEKGIEPDIEQRLQS; translated from the coding sequence ATGAACATCCACGCAGAAGTGATCTCGATCCAAGTCGGCATGCCACGAGTCATGGCGGATGCGAAGCCGTGGACATCGGGGTTCATCAAGGAACCGGTCGCAGAACCCATTTGGCTTGGCACCACCAACCTCCAAGGCGATGGCCAAGCCGATCAGGCCCATCACGGAGGAACGCACAAAGCTGTCTGCGCGTACCCAGCGTCACACTACGATCACTGGCGGCGGCAGCTTCACCTTCCCGAACTTCGGTGGGGAGATTTTGGAGAAAACTTCACCATCGCCCAAGTCAATGAGCACGACGTCTGCATTGGAGACACCTGGATGGCCGGCGATGCCATGGTGCAGATCTCTCAACCACGACAACCTTGTTGGAAACTTGCCAAACGTTGGAACATCAAAGACTTGGCGTTGCAGGTCCAACAAACCGGCCGGACCGGTTGGTATTTTCGTGTCTTGCAAGAAGGCTTCGTTCACCCCGGCATGGAACTCAAGCTTTCTCACCGTGAGCATCCCCATTGGACGATCGCGGAAGCGAACCGAATCATGCATCACGACAAAAAGGACCACGAAGCTGCCGCAGCACTCGCAGCGATCCCATCCCTCTCCGAGAGCTGGAAAATCACTCTCACCAACCGGGTTGAAAAAGGCATCGAACCGGACATCGAACAACGTTTGCAGTCATGA
- a CDS encoding arylsulfatase, which produces MQAESNERPNIVLVMTDDQGYGDFSFNGNPFIQTPAIDQLASQSVQLTDFHVAPMCTPTRGQLLSGLDAFRNAAINVSSGRTLLRHDLKTMANVFQDAAYQTGIFGKWHLGDNYPFRPEDRGFDETLWFPSSHINSVPDFWDNDYFDDTYIRNGKRVAHSGYCTDVFFDEAIEWAKQSHAKGSPFFAFIPLNSAHWPWFVPDPYRDRVRQMIGDDKELQQKLDGTPSNLEDLISFLAMGLNIDDNMEKLNRFLDESGLADNTILVFLTDNGSTFGHHYFNAGMRGKKTQLWEGGHRVPCLIRWPNQLAAKKIDDLTHVQDLLPTLADLADCDEHLPGPLDGISLADRLRGKTDSLADRMLVINYSRMPQFKVTYTKGNPAIPRRNGAAVMWKKWRLLENKRLYNVEDDLYQDHNVAQAHPEIVAQMRAHLTTWWDGVKDDVMTPERVVIGSEQENPSLLTACEWLDIFVDQQVQIRRGVQKNGAWHLIVDQPGTYEFALRRWPKESGLKLDQAIPAKQVTDGTFPAGVSLPIEAARLKIGEFDQISPADSSGEAITFRTQLEAGPIEMQTWMLDSHEQSICGAYYVDVQRVDK; this is translated from the coding sequence GTGCAAGCCGAATCAAACGAACGTCCCAACATTGTTTTGGTCATGACCGACGACCAGGGCTACGGCGACTTCTCCTTCAACGGCAACCCTTTCATCCAAACGCCTGCGATCGATCAACTGGCATCGCAAAGTGTTCAGTTGACGGACTTTCATGTCGCTCCCATGTGCACGCCCACCCGCGGGCAATTGCTGTCGGGCTTGGACGCCTTCCGGAATGCTGCCATCAACGTCAGCAGCGGCAGAACTCTGCTTCGACACGACTTGAAAACGATGGCCAATGTCTTCCAAGATGCCGCCTATCAAACCGGAATTTTTGGCAAGTGGCATCTCGGTGACAACTATCCTTTTCGGCCCGAAGACCGAGGCTTTGACGAAACGCTGTGGTTCCCTTCGTCGCACATCAACAGTGTCCCTGACTTCTGGGACAACGACTACTTCGATGACACTTACATCCGCAATGGAAAGCGAGTCGCCCACTCAGGCTATTGCACCGATGTGTTCTTCGACGAAGCCATCGAGTGGGCCAAGCAGTCCCACGCGAAAGGATCCCCTTTCTTTGCTTTCATCCCTCTGAACTCCGCCCATTGGCCTTGGTTCGTTCCCGATCCATACCGCGATCGAGTCCGCCAAATGATCGGCGATGACAAAGAACTCCAGCAAAAACTGGATGGCACGCCCAGCAATCTCGAAGACCTGATCAGCTTCCTCGCGATGGGCCTGAACATCGATGACAACATGGAGAAGTTGAATCGGTTCCTGGACGAATCCGGACTCGCGGACAACACGATCCTGGTTTTCCTCACCGACAACGGCAGCACATTTGGACATCATTACTTCAACGCCGGGATGCGTGGCAAGAAGACACAACTCTGGGAAGGCGGGCACCGCGTCCCTTGCCTGATCCGCTGGCCCAACCAACTCGCCGCGAAGAAGATCGACGATCTGACGCATGTGCAAGACCTCCTGCCAACACTGGCAGACCTGGCCGATTGCGACGAACACCTGCCCGGACCACTGGATGGCATCAGCCTTGCCGATCGACTTCGCGGCAAAACCGATTCGTTGGCCGATCGCATGCTGGTCATCAACTACAGCCGCATGCCGCAGTTCAAGGTGACCTACACCAAAGGCAATCCCGCGATCCCCCGCCGCAACGGTGCCGCCGTGATGTGGAAGAAATGGCGTCTGCTTGAAAACAAGCGTTTGTACAACGTGGAAGACGACCTTTACCAAGACCACAACGTCGCGCAAGCTCACCCCGAAATTGTGGCGCAGATGCGTGCTCACTTGACGACCTGGTGGGACGGCGTCAAAGACGACGTGATGACGCCGGAACGCGTCGTGATTGGCAGCGAACAAGAAAACCCGAGCTTGCTGACTGCCTGCGAATGGCTGGACATCTTTGTCGATCAACAAGTCCAAATTCGCCGCGGCGTCCAGAAGAACGGTGCTTGGCATCTGATCGTCGATCAGCCAGGAACCTACGAGTTCGCGCTGCGACGCTGGCCCAAAGAGTCAGGCCTGAAGCTCGACCAAGCCATTCCAGCGAAGCAGGTCACCGACGGGACCTTCCCCGCAGGGGTCTCTCTGCCGATCGAAGCGGCTCGTCTGAAAATTGGGGAATTTGATCAAATCAGCCCTGCGGATTCATCCGGCGAAGCGATCACCTTCCGCACCCAACTCGAAGCGGGCCCCATCGAAATGCAAACCTGGATGCTCGACAGCCACGAGCAATCCATCTGTGGTGCTTACTACGTCGACGTCCAACGCGTCGACAAGTGA
- a CDS encoding dihydroorotate dehydrogenase electron transfer subunit: MSNLHAAHYADAMVRVDAPLIRNEAIAENTYLLRVAAPEIARFFRPGQFVMIRMTGVNAPLIGRAFAIYDVHPGADGQPEAIDLIYLRKGALTVPLSEAPVGTMVTVWGPLGNGFDDRSCDRLIMAVGGIGQTPMLAAGRDATQRGWAKNVELIYGARRASLLAGVADFRSAGFEVTTCTDDGSEGLAARVPDVLADRLEAIQKESPDERVRVITCGPEIMMEKSAEVCERLGVDCQVSMETPMACGIGICFSCVAKVKQDDGEWDYKRTCVEGPIFDACKIVWD, translated from the coding sequence ATGTCCAACTTGCACGCTGCCCATTACGCCGACGCGATGGTGCGTGTCGATGCACCGCTGATCCGCAATGAAGCCATCGCGGAGAACACTTATTTGCTTCGAGTGGCGGCGCCCGAGATCGCTCGGTTCTTTCGCCCAGGCCAGTTTGTCATGATTCGCATGACGGGGGTCAATGCACCGCTGATCGGTCGCGCCTTCGCGATTTACGATGTTCACCCCGGTGCCGATGGTCAGCCGGAAGCGATCGATTTGATTTATCTGCGCAAGGGGGCGCTGACGGTTCCGTTGTCGGAGGCACCTGTTGGAACCATGGTGACGGTGTGGGGGCCACTTGGAAACGGATTCGACGATCGGTCCTGCGATCGATTGATCATGGCGGTCGGTGGAATCGGCCAGACCCCCATGTTGGCCGCGGGCCGCGATGCGACTCAGCGAGGCTGGGCCAAGAACGTCGAATTGATCTACGGGGCTCGGCGAGCGTCGTTGCTAGCGGGCGTCGCTGATTTTCGATCGGCTGGATTTGAGGTGACGACTTGCACGGACGATGGGTCCGAAGGTCTCGCCGCTCGAGTTCCCGACGTGTTGGCGGATCGATTGGAAGCGATCCAAAAAGAGAGCCCGGACGAACGGGTTCGGGTGATCACTTGTGGGCCCGAGATCATGATGGAGAAATCCGCCGAGGTCTGTGAGCGTCTCGGTGTCGATTGCCAGGTCTCGATGGAAACGCCGATGGCGTGTGGGATCGGGATCTGTTTCTCGTGCGTGGCCAAGGTCAAGCAAGACGATGGCGAATGGGATTACAAACGCACCTGCGTGGAAGGTCCGATCTTCGACGCCTGCAAGATCGTTTGGGACTGA